Proteins encoded together in one Ipomoea triloba cultivar NCNSP0323 chromosome 4, ASM357664v1 window:
- the LOC116016744 gene encoding eukaryotic initiation factor 4A-3 codes for MAAVASGSVVPANRRRVPMEEERMTFETSEGVEPISTFEQMGVKDDVLRGIYAYGFEKPSAIQQRAVLPILSGRDVIAQAQSGTGKTSMIALTVCQMVDTKSSEVQALILSPTRELASQTEKVILAIGDHINIQVHACIGGKSVGEDIRKLEHGVHVVSGTPGRVCDMIKRRTLRTRAIKLLILDESDEMLSRGFKDQIYDVYRYLPPELQVVLISATLPNEILEMTSKFMTDPVRILVKRDELTLEGIKQFFVAVEKEEWKFDTLCDLYDTLTITQAVIFCNTKRKVDWLTSKMRENNFTVSSMHGDMPQKERDAIMGEFRSGTTRVLITTDVWARGLDVQQVSLVINYDLPNNRELYIHRIGRSGRFGRKGVAINFVKSDDIKILRDIEQYYSTQIDEMPMNVADLI; via the exons ATGGCGGCGGTAGCTTCGGGATCGGTGGTTCCGGCGAATCGGAGGAGGGTCCCGATGGAGGAGGAGAGGATGACCTTCGAGACCTCGGAGGGGGTGGAGCCCATATCGACCTTCGAGCAGATGGGCGTCAAGGACGACGTCTTGCGGGGGATTTACGCGTACGGGTTCGAGAAGCCGTCTGCCATCCAGCAGCGGGCTGTTCTGCCCATCCTGTCGGGGCGCGACGTCATTGCCCAGGCCCAGTCTGGTACTGGAAAGACCTCCATGATTGCCCTCACCGTTTGTCAGATGGTCGACACCAAATCCTCCGA GGTTCAAGCATTGATATTGTCACCGACAAGGGAGCTTGCATCACAAACTGAAAAGGTGATATTGGCTATTGGCGATCACATAAATATTCAGGTACACGCTTGTATTGGAGGCAAAAGTGTGGGTGAGGATATCAGAAAACTAGAGCATGGTGTTCATGTGGTTTCTGGAACTCCTGGTAGAGTGTGTGATATGATTAAAAGGAGAACCTTACGCACTAGAgcaataaaattactaattttg GATGAATCTGATGAAATGTTGAGCCGTGGTTTCAAGGATCAGATTTATGATGTTTATAGATATCTTCCACCAGAGCTTCAG GTTGTATTGATTTCTGCCACACTTCCAAATGAAATTTTGGAGATGACAAGCAAATTTATGACAGACCCTGTTCGGATCCTAGTAAAACGTGATGAGTTGACCCTAGAG GGCATCAAACAGTTCTTTGTTGCTGTGGAGAAAGAGGAGTGGAAATTTGACACACTGTGTGATCTTTATGATACCCTGACCATCACCCAAGCTGTTATTTTTTGCAATACAAAGCGGAAG GTGGACTGGCTGACTAGCAAGATGCGTGAAAATAACTTCACAGTCTCATCCATGCACGGGGATATGCCACAAAAGGAGCGAGATGCTATAATGGGAGAGTTCCGGTCTGGCACAACTCGTGTCCTCATTACAACAGATGTATGGGCTAGAGGGCTGGACGTTCAACAG GTTTCCTTGGTTATTAACTATGACCTTCCAAACAATCGAGAACTCTACATTCATCGCATTGGTCGTTCTGGTCGTTTTGGGCGGAag GGTGTTgcaataaattttgttaaaagtgATGATATCAAAATTCTGAGGGACATAGAGCAATACTATAGTACCCAGATCGATGAAATGCCAATGAATGTCGCGGATTTGATATGA